Part of the Acidobacteriota bacterium genome is shown below.
CACGTCAATCACCAAACAGATTCGCAAGATGGTCATCGGCCAGGACGAGGCCGTGCACCAGGTTCTGGTCGTCCTGCTGGTCGGCGGACACACGCTGATCACCGGCCTGCCCGGTCTGGCCAAGACGCTGCTGGTGAAGTCCGTGGCCTCCGCGCTGGGCCTGATGTTCAAGCGCATTCAGTTCACTCCCGACCTGATGCCTGCCGACATCACCGGCACCGACATCATTGAAGAAGACATGGCCACGGGGCACCGCGTCTGGAAGTTTGTCCCCGGCCCCATCTTCACGCAGGTGCTGCTGGCGGACGAGATCAATCGCACGCCGCCCAAGACGCAGTCGGCGCTGCTCGAAGCCATGCAGGAGTACAGCGTTACAGTGCTGGGCAAGACCTATAATCTCGACAGGCCCTTCCTGGTGCTGGCGACGCAGAACCCCATCGAGCTGGAAGGCACCTACTCGCTGCCCGAAGCGCAGCTCGACCGCTTCATGTTCAACATTGTGATTGGCTATTTGAGCGAGCAGGAGGAAGTGGACGTGGTCAACGCCACCACCTCCGGCTTGGCAGTGGAGATTGAGCCGATGACCAACGCCGAAGAGGTCCGCCTCTTTCAGGCGTTAATCCGCAAAGTACCGGTGGCCGACAGCGTCGCGCGCTACGCCGTGCAGTTGTCGCGCGCCACGCGACCCACGGACCCCTCCTCGCCCGACTTTGTGAAGAAGTATGTGAACTATGGAGTGAGCGTGCGCGCCGCGCAATATATGACGCTGGCCGGCAAGGCCTCCGCGGTGCTCGATGGCCGCTTCAACGTTTCCGTCGAGGATATCCAGCGGCTGGCCGCGCCCATTCTGCGCCACCGCATCCTGACTAATTTCCACGCCGAGTCCGACGGCATCACCACCGACGAGCTGGTGCGCCGCCTGATCGAGGCAGTGCCCGTGCCGAAATCAGGCTTGTCGTAAGAAGTCGCGGAAGTCGGATTGTCATAAGCCGGTTGATTGTTTTTGAAGTCGTCATTCCGAGCACAGCGAGGAACCTGCTGTTCTATCGTGCGCTGTGAACAGCAGGTTCCTCGCTGCGCTCGGAATGACAACCTCATTAAGAAACATGACAGCAACACGCAAGGTTCGCCGGGCGTTCGAGTCGAGTTGAGGCCGCATGAGCTTCCTGGGCAATCTACAATCAAACGTTGAGCAGGCCGCGCGCAAGGCCGGGTTTGGAGGGCCTGCGGGCGGCTCCACCACCGGGCCGACGCGCTTCCTTGATCCGCGCATACTGGGCCGCATCTCCGATCTGCAACTGGTCGCGCGCAGCGTGGTCGAGGGCTTCCTCACCGGACTGCACCGCTCGCCCTTCACCGGCGTCTCCATTGAGTTCGCCGAGTACCGCCTGTACACGCCCGGCGACGATCCGCGCTCCATCGACTGGAACGTCTTTGCTCGCAGCGACCGCCACTATCAGAAGAAGTATCACGGCGAGACCAATACCGAGCTGACCATCCTGCTGGACGTCAGCGCGTCGATGGGCTTCGGCGGCAACTACAAAAATGTGAATGGGGCGGAGGACGCGCCGGCCATCAGCAAGTATGAGTACGGATGTTATCTCGCCGCCTCGCTCGCCTACTTTGCCAGCCAGCAGCGCGACGCCACCGGGCTGATTCTGTTTGACTCGGAGATTCGCGAGCGCATCCCCGCGCGCATGAGGCGCGGTCAGCTTCCGCGCATCCTGCACGCGCTGGACAATGCCAAGCCGGGCCAGACGACTAATCTGGCGGGAGCGCTCGACAAGCTGGCTGGCATGTTGCACCGCCGGGGCGTGATCGTGCTGATC
Proteins encoded:
- a CDS encoding MoxR family ATPase, with protein sequence MSLTSTPQITESNVREHLARLHEYRTSITKQIRKMVIGQDEAVHQVLVVLLVGGHTLITGLPGLAKTLLVKSVASALGLMFKRIQFTPDLMPADITGTDIIEEDMATGHRVWKFVPGPIFTQVLLADEINRTPPKTQSALLEAMQEYSVTVLGKTYNLDRPFLVLATQNPIELEGTYSLPEAQLDRFMFNIVIGYLSEQEEVDVVNATTSGLAVEIEPMTNAEEVRLFQALIRKVPVADSVARYAVQLSRATRPTDPSSPDFVKKYVNYGVSVRAAQYMTLAGKASAVLDGRFNVSVEDIQRLAAPILRHRILTNFHAESDGITTDELVRRLIEAVPVPKSGLS
- a CDS encoding DUF58 domain-containing protein, whose protein sequence is MSFLGNLQSNVEQAARKAGFGGPAGGSTTGPTRFLDPRILGRISDLQLVARSVVEGFLTGLHRSPFTGVSIEFAEYRLYTPGDDPRSIDWNVFARSDRHYQKKYHGETNTELTILLDVSASMGFGGNYKNVNGAEDAPAISKYEYGCYLAASLAYFASQQRDATGLILFDSEIRERIPARMRRGQLPRILHALDNAKPGQTTNLAGALDKLAGMLHRRGVIVLISDFYEQPEKISDSLQRLRFGGNDLILFHLMDPLELEFNLDEPVLLEDLETGDRMEVNPEYAGPQYRKLIEEHIGRIGQDARSARIDYELVPTSRPLDYALFHYLSARQRRG